In one Brassica oleracea var. oleracea cultivar TO1000 chromosome C9, BOL, whole genome shotgun sequence genomic region, the following are encoded:
- the LOC106317460 gene encoding GDSL esterase/lipase At4g10955-like has product MGGGARDSKNSGPKHLPCIDWLDSYHRTVVTSSLVHGVYLLQREKQKKVNSQAYIWWESFGFSLAELLVNEDDSSIYGAVFKYNNYQNKPHFGMPPRYMIAFRGTVLKSKTWLSDLKEDIRCLFNNLNKGSRFQQAIQATETVLETTETSSVWLAGHSLGAGIALMVGKTMTKRGFPLKTYAFSPPILSFPLEKLLDIDVVKHLFRFAESLIKGTVAVLAHLQTQEHDPRIAAWTPYLYVNPSDTICSESIGLLKYKKIMAYVGLGKFESLGAAISLRCLVLGVESGEPIQLLSSADMTVNMNKSDVDTTNVLKKPWYKLKRAHGLEQWWEPNPALRANWESYNFRSSEPRMD; this is encoded by the exons ATGGGAGGAGGAGCGAGGGATTCAAAGAACTCTGGTCCCAAGCATCTTCCATGCATTGATTG GTTAGACTCCTACCATCGAACCGTAGTGACATCAAGTTTGGTACATGGAGTCTACTTATTGCAACGGGAAAAGCAAAAGAAAGTGAACTCACAAGCCTACATCTGGTGGGAATCCTTCGGTTTCTCTTTAGCCGAACTCTTGGTCAACGAAGATGATAGCTCCATATACGGCGCCGTTTTTAAGTATAACAACTACCAGAATAAACCTCATTTTGGTATGCCTCCGCGTTACATGATTGCCTTCCGCGGCACTGTTCTTAAATCAAAAACTTGGCTTTCTGATCTGAAAGAAGACATTCGATGCTTGTTCAACAACCTTAATAAAGGCAGTAGGTTTCAACAAGCCATACAAGCAACCGAAACTGTATTGGAAACTACCGAGACATCATCTGTCTGGCTAGCTGGACACTCTCTGGGAGCAGGTATAGCGCTGATGGTCGGGAAGACCATGACGAAACGTGGATTCCCCCTCAAGACCTACGCATTCAGCCCGCCAATCTTGTCTTTTCCTCTAGAGAAACTACTTGATATTGATGTGGTTAAACACCTGTTTCGATTCGCTGAGAGTCTCATCAAAGGGACCGTAGCCGTGCTAGCTCATCTTCAG ACTCAAGAACACGATCCAAGAATAGCAGCGTGGACACCTTATTTATATGTGAACCCATCAGATACAATCTGTTCTGAATCCATCGGTCTTTTGAAATACAAAAAAATCATGGCATATGTCGGATTAGGCAAATTTGAGAGTCTCGGTGCTGCAATCTCTCTTAGGTGTCTAGTTTTGGGAGTAGAAAGCGGAGAACCTATTCAACTTCTTTCCTCAGCCGATATGACAGTAAACATGAACAAATCTGATGTTGATACAACTAATGTGCTTAAGAAGCCGTGGTATAAGTTGAAGAGAGCTCATGGACTTGAGCAATGGTGGGAGCCAAACCCAGCCCTTCGGGCAAATTGGGAAAGCTACAACTTTAGATCCTCTGAACCTCGTATGGACTGA